The genomic stretch TTTGGGTATGGAGACGATTTTCGGTTTCATCAAAAATGACAGAATGTGGTCCATCAATTATAGTATTTACGACTTCTTCACTACGGTGAGCAGGAAGACAATGCATAAAAAGAGCGTTTTGGCTAATTTCATTAAAGCTTCATTGACTTGATAGGGCTTAAAAATAGAATGACTGCGGGCACGAAATTTTTGCACCATGGAAACTCATGTATCGGTAATAATGCAATCAGCATTTTCTGCAGCTTTTTGGGGATCGTTAGTAAATGTAATATGAGCACCTCGTTCACATGACCACTCGATATATTTTGTTTGCGGTTCATTACCTTTGGGTGTGGCAATGCATAGGTGAAAGTTAAAAATGGCTTTTGCTTTGATTAAGGGGCGAAGAACATTATTACCGTATTACCGTTTCTCATCCAAGCAAATATTTTACCGGAAATTGGTTCACAATATTCTTCATAAGTAAGAATATTTGTTAGAATTTGGCAAAGATGTGTACCATCTGTGAGGGCGTTAATTACAGGAATTTGGGCATATTGTGCTAATTTAAGCATTCGATGATGTGCTGTAGTTTTCAGTGTAATGATATCTACAAAACACGATAATATCTGTGCTGCATCAGAAATGGTTTCACTATGACTAAGTTGTATCTTTGAATCAGTTAACATAGACGTTTTTCCACCAAGCTATCGCATGCCGATATCAAATGAAATGCGAGTACGTGTGGATGATTTTCAAAAATCATTGCCGATGTTTTACCAACAAAAAATTCTGAATTTTGCCTTGTTTTGAAAGTTGTTTTAAGGATTGCGGCATAATCGATGATAGCGCGTGCTGTTTGCAGGATTAAAATGGATAAGTCAATGAAATGGCGAAGAGCATTTATCATGAGATTACAATTTATTTTTATTTTTTATGAGTTCGTGAGAGGTGAGTAATTGCTTTTTCAATACGGTGCAGACCTTCACGTATTTCTTCTTCAGTTATGATGAGAGGAGGTAAGAAACGCACAAAATTATTGCCGGCACTAACACTTAAAATATGTTCATTTTCCAATGCAGTGATAACCTCATTTTGAGGGATAATACACTGAATACCTAGCATAAGGCCTTTTCCTTGAACTGCACAAATAACATCAGGATAAGTTTCAAGAATAATTAAAAGCCCTTGTTCTAGCTGGTGGGCTACGTGTTGAACATGATTAAGAAAATCAGGTTCTGCCACAATATCAAGAACACTGTTGCAAACAGCCATACCAAGAAGATTGCCTCCAAAAGTTGAGCCATGAGTCCCTGGTATCATGCTTTTTGCAGCTTTATTTGTTGCAAGGCAAGCCCCTAATGGAAAGCCACCACCTAATCCTTTTGCTAGAGTGAGAATATCAGGTGTAATATCACTCCATTCATAAGCAAAAAGTTTACCTGTCCGTCCGATACCAGTTTGAACTTCATCTAAAATCAATAACAAGTCATTTTCATCACATAGTTTGCGTAAAAGCTTTAGAGTTTCAAGGGGTACTACTCGAAGCCCTCCTTCTCCTTGAA from Bartonella sp. WD16.2 encodes the following:
- a CDS encoding aspartate aminotransferase family protein translates to MGSTSTQSLYNSFARRNLCFKQGDGVWLISDKGEHYLDFTSGVAVNILGYAHPKLIDALKIEAKKLWHISNLFQSPEQEALATRLCANSFANKVFFCNSGAEALECAFKTARRYHYAHGQPERFEIITFEDAFHGRTLATLAASGQAKYLEGFGPKVSGFIQVPFGDEKALRNAINKNTAAILIEPIQGEGGLRVVPLETLKLLRKLCDENDLLLILDEVQTGIGRTGKLFAYEWSDITPDILTLAKGLGGGFPLGACLATNKAAKSMIPGTHGSTFGGNLLGMAVCNSVLDIVAEPDFLNHVQHVAHQLEQGLLIILETYPDVICAVQGKGLMLGIQCIIPQNEVITALENEHILSVSAGNNFVRFLPPLIITEEEIREGLHRIEKAITHLSRTHKK